One part of the Paenibacillus silvisoli genome encodes these proteins:
- a CDS encoding redoxin domain-containing protein: MKKNRRLIQLVIFLGVLILGGYAIGNALFASKDGLPRKGSEPPDFALLDMSGKTHRLADYKGKALVINFWGTYCPGCVTETPDLVKQYEKYKDKSFEVVGINLGEDKLTINNFVKQFNVSYTILRNESNDVQRTYGLRSYPTTFFVKPDGTIMDIFVGPMAEADMDKRIEKLLQS, encoded by the coding sequence ATGAAAAAAAACCGCAGATTGATCCAACTGGTCATCTTCCTGGGCGTCCTGATTCTCGGGGGCTACGCGATCGGCAACGCGCTGTTCGCCTCGAAAGACGGATTGCCCCGCAAAGGCTCGGAGCCGCCGGATTTCGCGCTGCTCGACATGAGCGGCAAGACGCACCGGCTTGCGGACTATAAAGGCAAGGCGCTCGTAATCAATTTCTGGGGCACATACTGCCCGGGCTGCGTAACCGAGACGCCGGACCTGGTCAAGCAGTACGAGAAGTACAAGGACAAGTCGTTCGAGGTCGTAGGCATCAACCTTGGCGAAGACAAGCTCACCATTAACAATTTCGTGAAGCAGTTTAACGTCAGCTATACGATCTTGCGAAACGAAAGCAATGATGTGCAACGGACATACGGATTGAGATCGTATCCCACTACCTTCTTTGTGAAGCCGGATGGAACGATTATGGACATCTTTGTCGGACCTATGGCTGAAGCGGACATGGACAAACGCATCGAGAAGCTGCTGCAGTCCTAG
- a CDS encoding spore maturation protein produces MIVFIPLYAAYKKVPVYETFIEGAKDGFGTAINIIPHLVGMMVAISMFRASGAMDMMASLIRPLFDGLGIPSEVLPLGLLRPLTGAGSLAFTTELIKTYGPDSMIGRIASTIQGSTDTTLYVLTVYFGAVGIRRSKYALKVGLFSDFVGFFAAIIICLLVFGT; encoded by the coding sequence ATGATCGTATTTATTCCGCTGTACGCCGCATACAAAAAGGTGCCGGTCTATGAAACCTTCATCGAAGGCGCCAAAGACGGCTTCGGCACGGCGATCAACATTATTCCCCATTTAGTCGGCATGATGGTGGCCATCAGCATGTTCCGGGCATCCGGCGCGATGGATATGATGGCTTCGCTTATACGTCCGCTGTTCGACGGGCTCGGCATTCCGAGCGAAGTGCTTCCTCTAGGCTTGCTCAGGCCGCTAACTGGAGCTGGCTCGCTCGCTTTCACGACGGAGCTGATCAAGACCTACGGACCGGATTCGATGATCGGCCGGATCGCTTCGACCATTCAAGGCAGCACCGACACGACGCTGTATGTGTTAACCGTTTATTTCGGCGCCGTAGGCATCAGACGAAGCAAGTACGCGCTTAAAGTAGGGTTGTTTTCCGATTTTGTCGGCTTTTTCGCAGCTATCATCATTTGTTTATTGGTATTCGGAACATAA
- a CDS encoding response regulator transcription factor: protein MSEELHRILVVDDEERIRRLLKMYLEKEGYLIEEAEDGETALRMATSGEFDLILLDVMLPGMDGVEVCSRLRQVKATPVIMLTAKGEEMNRVQGFEVGADDYVVKPFSPREVIYRVKAILRRSSATAFLTKEALTSNNIVFPHLIIEHDAHRVMAGGQEVSLTPKEYELLHYLAISPDKVFSREELLKDVWNYEFFGDLRTVDTHVKRLREKLNKVSPEAAMMITTVWGVGYKLEVPK from the coding sequence ATGTCTGAAGAGCTGCACCGCATTCTCGTAGTCGATGATGAAGAACGGATCCGCAGATTGCTCAAAATGTACCTGGAAAAGGAAGGCTATCTCATCGAGGAGGCCGAAGACGGCGAGACGGCGCTCCGGATGGCGACATCGGGCGAGTTCGATCTTATACTGCTGGACGTCATGCTGCCGGGCATGGATGGCGTGGAGGTTTGCTCCAGGCTCCGCCAAGTAAAGGCGACCCCGGTCATTATGCTGACGGCGAAAGGCGAGGAGATGAACCGGGTGCAAGGGTTCGAGGTCGGCGCCGACGATTACGTCGTCAAGCCGTTCAGTCCGCGCGAGGTCATCTACCGGGTCAAAGCAATTTTGCGCCGTTCGTCGGCGACGGCTTTCCTGACGAAGGAAGCGCTGACGAGCAACAATATCGTATTCCCTCATCTCATTATCGAGCATGACGCGCACCGCGTTATGGCCGGCGGTCAAGAGGTCAGCCTGACGCCGAAGGAATATGAGCTGCTTCATTACTTGGCGATTTCGCCGGATAAAGTATTTTCCCGTGAGGAACTGCTGAAAGACGTCTGGAACTACGAATTTTTCGGAGATCTTCGTACCGTGGATACGCACGTCAAACGGCTTCGCGAGAAGCTGAACAAGGTTTCTCCGGAAGCCGCGATGATGATCACGACGGTGTGGGGCGTAGGCTATAAGCTTGAGGTGCCGAAGTAA
- the ccsA gene encoding cytochrome c biogenesis protein CcsA yields the protein MSLLDFSSDAFIAAFFLYCFGFMFYGVSALGRKWSNRSPEEHMRRWGRIAYGVSILGFIAHVTFFVTRWIGGSHIPTSNMYEFMTFLAMAIMFAFIVVNAIYRKPLLGLFTLPLTVIIVAFAAVFPQEVQPLIPALQSIWLKVHVTTAATGEAFFAVGFAAGLMYLLRTVDFKKTDERSRREQRWVEFTLYVIIIIIAFIGSVFAFRGAGYEATFTQENVEISDAGVDNTTTDTVVYTLPPIFKPYNSQAASMDSFLFIKEPLMETPHWMKGVNAARKLNTITWSIINGTILYGLLRLALRKRIGASIHPLMDGIDEDDIDEISYRAIAIGYPIFMLGALIFAMIWAYIAWSRFWGWDPKEVWALITWLYYTAYLHLRLSRGWHGSKSAWLAVIGFVIVLFTLIGVNLVLVGLHSYAGV from the coding sequence GTGAGTTTGCTTGATTTCAGCAGCGATGCCTTTATCGCCGCATTTTTTCTATACTGCTTCGGGTTTATGTTTTACGGCGTGTCCGCGCTGGGCCGCAAGTGGAGCAACCGCAGTCCGGAGGAGCATATGCGCCGCTGGGGCCGCATCGCATACGGAGTATCGATTCTCGGCTTCATCGCGCATGTGACGTTCTTCGTTACGCGCTGGATCGGCGGCAGCCATATCCCGACCAGCAACATGTATGAATTTATGACGTTTCTGGCGATGGCGATCATGTTCGCCTTCATCGTCGTCAACGCGATTTACCGCAAGCCGCTGCTCGGCTTGTTCACCTTGCCGCTGACGGTCATCATCGTCGCGTTCGCGGCCGTGTTCCCGCAGGAGGTGCAGCCGCTCATTCCGGCGCTGCAATCGATCTGGCTGAAGGTCCACGTCACGACGGCGGCAACGGGCGAAGCGTTCTTCGCGGTCGGCTTTGCGGCCGGTCTGATGTACCTGCTGCGCACGGTCGATTTCAAGAAAACGGACGAGCGTTCCAGACGCGAGCAGCGCTGGGTGGAGTTTACGCTCTACGTCATTATCATTATCATCGCGTTCATCGGTTCCGTCTTCGCGTTCCGCGGGGCGGGGTATGAAGCGACCTTCACGCAAGAGAACGTTGAAATATCGGATGCGGGCGTCGATAATACGACGACGGATACGGTCGTCTACACGCTGCCGCCGATTTTCAAGCCTTACAACAGCCAAGCGGCCTCGATGGATTCGTTCCTCTTCATTAAAGAGCCGCTGATGGAAACGCCTCACTGGATGAAGGGCGTTAACGCGGCGCGCAAGCTGAATACGATTACGTGGTCGATCATAAACGGTACGATTCTGTACGGTTTGCTCCGTCTCGCGCTGCGCAAGCGCATCGGCGCTTCGATCCATCCGCTTATGGATGGCATCGACGAGGACGATATCGATGAAATCAGCTACCGCGCGATCGCGATCGGGTATCCGATCTTTATGCTTGGCGCGTTGATTTTCGCCATGATCTGGGCCTATATCGCCTGGTCGCGCTTCTGGGGCTGGGACCCGAAGGAAGTTTGGGCGCTCATTACTTGGCTGTACTACACGGCTTACCTGCACCTGCGCTTGTCGCGCGGCTGGCACGGCTCGAAGTCCGCATGGCTGGCCGTTATCGGGTTTGTGATCGTGTTGTTTACGCTGATCGGGGTCAACCTTGTCCTCGTCGGCTTGCATTCCTACGCAGGCGTTTAA
- the ytfJ gene encoding GerW family sporulation protein: MPDHNHPIEGLMQTAMENIKEMVDVNTIVGDPVQTPDGSVIMPISKVGFGFVAGGSDIRFDEHKHGEAHNAAVQLPFGGGSGGGVSITPIAFLVVGTHGVRIVPLDNQTHLMERVIDSAPQVFDKIQGMFKKNAQSSDSGLESVLIESMDGH, translated from the coding sequence ATGCCAGACCATAACCATCCAATTGAAGGCTTAATGCAGACGGCAATGGAAAATATTAAAGAAATGGTCGACGTAAACACGATCGTCGGCGATCCGGTGCAGACGCCGGACGGCAGCGTCATCATGCCGATCAGCAAAGTGGGCTTCGGCTTTGTCGCCGGGGGCAGCGATATCCGGTTTGACGAACATAAGCACGGCGAAGCGCACAATGCGGCGGTGCAGCTGCCATTCGGCGGCGGCAGCGGCGGCGGCGTCTCCATTACGCCGATCGCGTTCCTGGTCGTAGGCACGCATGGCGTACGCATCGTTCCGCTCGATAATCAAACGCATTTGATGGAGCGCGTCATCGATTCCGCCCCTCAGGTGTTCGATAAGATTCAAGGCATGTTCAAGAAGAACGCGCAGAGCAGTGACAGCGGACTGGAATCGGTCCTCATCGAAAGTATGGATGGCCACTAA
- a CDS encoding pseudouridine synthase, with translation MERLQKILAQAGVASRRKCEELILSGQVQVNDETVTTLGVKADPAVDVITVKGRRIQSESKLYLMLHKPKGVITSASDPQGRKIVSDYLPGIKERVYPVGRLDYDTEGLLLLTNDGEFANLLTHPSHHVPKTYWATVKGIPHGSALERLQQGILLEDGMTAPAEVEYHDVDTEKNQATITITIYEGRNRQVRRMFDAINHPVQLLRRVRFGELGLHGLARGKFRHLTPKEVQELRAAAVKTHKIQK, from the coding sequence TTGGAACGTTTACAGAAAATATTGGCACAGGCAGGCGTGGCGTCGCGCCGCAAATGCGAGGAACTCATCTTGTCGGGGCAAGTGCAGGTCAATGATGAGACGGTAACGACATTGGGGGTTAAAGCAGATCCGGCGGTGGATGTCATTACGGTGAAAGGCCGCCGCATTCAAAGCGAGAGCAAGCTCTATCTGATGCTGCATAAGCCGAAAGGCGTTATTACGAGCGCGAGCGATCCGCAAGGGCGGAAGATCGTATCGGACTATTTGCCAGGCATTAAAGAACGGGTATATCCGGTCGGCCGATTGGACTACGATACGGAAGGGCTGCTGCTGCTGACGAATGACGGCGAGTTCGCCAATTTGCTGACGCATCCGAGCCATCACGTACCGAAAACCTACTGGGCGACGGTCAAAGGCATTCCGCACGGCAGCGCGCTTGAGCGATTGCAGCAGGGGATTCTGCTGGAGGACGGCATGACGGCTCCCGCGGAGGTCGAGTATCATGACGTCGATACGGAGAAAAATCAAGCGACGATCACGATCACGATTTACGAAGGCCGCAACCGGCAGGTCAGACGGATGTTCGATGCGATCAACCACCCGGTACAGCTGCTTCGCCGCGTTCGATTCGGCGAGCTTGGGCTGCACGGACTGGCGCGCGGAAAGTTCCGCCATTTGACGCCGAAAGAAGTACAGGAGCTGCGCGCAGCGGCTGTCAAGACACATAAAATTCAAAAATAA
- the resB gene encoding cytochrome c biogenesis protein ResB, which translates to MLTFENTKCECGHQNPVGTVLCESCGNPLEGEEAESDAPLEMRYDGIARRSQKANPSPIDRVWNFFSSVKVAVRLIVITLIAAIIGTIFTQENAFISFDPTTYYEERYGWIGKWYYKLGFSNTYESWWFIGLLVMIGTSLVICSLDRVLPLYRALNKQQIRKHFTFLTRQKTVYAGDVEGAPEAWTASMAEQLKRKRYRVNQDGDALLAEKYRFSRWGPYINHIGLIVFLLAVLLRSLPGWSMDNYVTVPEGETVQIPETNLYVKNEKFTIDYYKDDELPESLKGTARAKLYETKAVLYECEADCDDPSKQPQLKEVKRHSIIVNDPLSYKGVKAYQFGFDDTPKLKAVNPVLIDHKTGKTYGPFKLEMRNPELSYALGPYTLELRQTYMDFALDSEGKPTTKSKEPNAPAFVFVLKGPGLAADGEPYMYFPKQNDKARFSQDLINGELAKQFEIKVPSMEGVEFAGVVTSLNIRSDRAMPYIWVGAGISMFGLLLGSYWHHRRIWLRIDNGRVTIGAHTNKNNYGMRAEVASALRGIGVVVEPKSLDNGRNKS; encoded by the coding sequence ATGTTAACGTTTGAAAATACGAAATGCGAATGCGGTCACCAGAACCCGGTCGGAACGGTTCTGTGCGAAAGCTGCGGCAATCCGCTCGAGGGCGAGGAAGCGGAGAGCGACGCGCCGCTGGAAATGCGCTACGACGGCATCGCCAGACGTTCGCAGAAGGCGAATCCGTCACCGATCGACCGCGTTTGGAACTTTTTCTCATCCGTCAAGGTAGCGGTGCGGCTGATTGTCATTACGCTGATCGCCGCCATTATCGGCACTATTTTTACGCAGGAAAACGCCTTTATCTCGTTCGATCCAACCACCTATTACGAGGAGCGGTATGGCTGGATCGGCAAATGGTATTATAAGCTCGGCTTCTCGAACACGTACGAATCGTGGTGGTTTATCGGCTTGCTCGTGATGATCGGCACTTCGCTCGTCATCTGCAGCCTCGACCGCGTGCTTCCGCTGTACCGTGCGCTGAATAAGCAGCAAATTCGCAAGCATTTTACGTTTCTGACGCGTCAGAAAACGGTCTATGCCGGGGACGTCGAAGGCGCGCCGGAAGCATGGACCGCCTCCATGGCGGAACAGCTGAAGCGCAAGCGCTACCGCGTTAACCAAGACGGCGACGCGCTGCTGGCGGAGAAGTACCGGTTCAGCCGCTGGGGACCGTATATCAACCATATCGGCCTGATCGTGTTTCTGCTTGCGGTGCTGCTCCGATCCTTGCCGGGCTGGTCGATGGACAACTACGTTACGGTGCCGGAAGGCGAAACGGTGCAAATTCCGGAAACGAATTTGTACGTGAAGAACGAGAAATTCACGATCGACTATTACAAGGATGACGAGCTTCCGGAATCGCTGAAAGGAACGGCGCGCGCCAAGCTCTACGAGACGAAAGCAGTGCTGTACGAGTGCGAGGCGGATTGCGACGATCCGTCCAAGCAGCCGCAGCTGAAGGAAGTGAAGCGCCACAGCATTATCGTGAACGATCCGCTTTCGTATAAAGGCGTTAAAGCGTATCAGTTCGGCTTCGACGATACGCCGAAGCTGAAAGCGGTCAACCCGGTGCTGATCGATCATAAGACCGGCAAAACGTACGGGCCGTTCAAGCTCGAAATGCGGAATCCGGAGCTGTCCTACGCGCTGGGGCCGTACACGCTCGAGCTTCGTCAGACGTATATGGATTTCGCGCTCGACTCGGAAGGCAAGCCGACGACCAAGTCCAAGGAGCCGAATGCGCCTGCGTTCGTGTTCGTCTTGAAGGGACCGGGCTTGGCGGCGGACGGAGAGCCGTACATGTATTTTCCGAAGCAAAACGATAAGGCGCGCTTCAGCCAAGATTTGATCAACGGCGAGCTTGCGAAGCAATTCGAGATCAAAGTGCCTTCGATGGAAGGCGTCGAATTCGCCGGCGTGGTCACGTCGCTCAACATCCGCTCGGACCGCGCGATGCCGTACATTTGGGTCGGCGCCGGCATTTCCATGTTCGGCCTGCTGCTCGGCTCGTACTGGCATCATCGCAGAATTTGGCTTCGCATCGACAACGGCCGCGTCACGATCGGCGCTCATACGAACAAGAACAATTACGGCATGCGTGCCGAGGTCGCTTCCGCGCTTCGCGGTATAGGCGTCGTCGTAGAGCCGAAGTCGCTGGATAACGGGAGGAACAAATCGTGA
- a CDS encoding nucleoside recognition domain-containing protein: MVNYIWLFFIAVSFIAAIINGRMEALTEAAFEGAKSGVTVSFGLISVMVFWLGLMRIGEDAGLLRKIAVLLQPVVRFLFPDVPKGHPALGYIMSNMSANILGLGNAATPMGIKAMQELQKLNPEKETASAAMCTLLALNTSSITLVPTTLIAIRMTYSSAHPAEIVGTTLAATLIATAAAITADRWYRNRYKNKPPKWKDRDSIDTGTGSDNGTSAKSRSSGDSLTLDGQGKGEAVV, from the coding sequence ATGGTAAACTACATTTGGCTCTTCTTTATTGCGGTCAGCTTCATTGCGGCAATCATAAACGGCCGGATGGAGGCATTGACGGAAGCGGCGTTCGAAGGGGCGAAGAGCGGCGTTACGGTCAGCTTCGGCTTGATTAGCGTGATGGTGTTTTGGCTCGGCTTGATGCGCATCGGCGAGGATGCCGGCTTGCTCCGCAAAATCGCCGTGCTGCTGCAGCCGGTCGTCCGTTTTCTCTTCCCCGACGTGCCGAAGGGTCATCCGGCCCTCGGCTACATAATGAGCAACATGAGCGCAAACATACTCGGGCTGGGCAATGCGGCGACGCCGATGGGCATTAAAGCGATGCAGGAGCTGCAGAAGCTGAATCCGGAGAAGGAGACGGCGTCCGCGGCGATGTGTACGTTGCTGGCGCTGAATACGTCGAGCATTACGCTCGTCCCGACGACGCTGATCGCCATCCGCATGACGTACAGCTCCGCGCATCCGGCGGAAATCGTCGGCACGACGCTCGCGGCGACGCTGATCGCAACGGCCGCGGCCATAACGGCCGATCGGTGGTACCGCAACCGATACAAGAACAAACCGCCGAAGTGGAAGGATCGCGATTCCATCGACACCGGCACCGGCTCGGACAACGGCACATCGGCCAAAAGCCGCAGCAGCGGAGATTCGCTCACCCTAGACGGACAAGGGAAGGGTGAGGCCGTTGTATGA
- the scpB gene encoding SMC-Scp complex subunit ScpB has protein sequence MDFSKLKSIIEGLLFMAGDEGLTPKQLSEILELEAAVASDVAKDLAKELKSKKRGVQVSFVAGAFRLTTNPAHSAYFERMAYSPTRSSLSQAALETLSIVAYRQPITRVDIEEIRGVKSDRAIQSLVNKDLIEEVGRAEQIGRPILYGTTKSFLDYFGLAGLDALPEPSAVVDDSLDEQTQALFERLEGRQMTIEEMPMPLLEERADEE, from the coding sequence GTGGATTTCTCGAAACTGAAGTCGATTATTGAGGGACTGCTGTTCATGGCCGGGGATGAAGGGCTGACGCCGAAGCAGCTGTCCGAAATCCTTGAGCTCGAAGCGGCTGTTGCCTCCGACGTCGCTAAAGATTTAGCGAAGGAATTGAAAAGCAAGAAGCGCGGGGTCCAGGTTTCGTTCGTGGCCGGGGCATTCAGGCTCACGACGAACCCGGCGCATTCCGCTTATTTTGAACGGATGGCCTATTCGCCGACCCGGTCCAGCCTGTCGCAGGCAGCGCTGGAGACGCTGTCCATCGTGGCGTACCGTCAGCCGATTACGCGGGTCGATATCGAAGAGATTCGTGGCGTGAAGAGCGACCGGGCGATTCAATCGCTCGTGAACAAGGATCTGATCGAGGAAGTGGGCCGCGCGGAACAGATCGGGCGTCCGATTCTATACGGGACGACGAAGTCGTTCCTCGATTATTTCGGGCTCGCCGGGCTGGACGCGCTGCCGGAGCCATCGGCGGTCGTCGATGATTCGCTGGACGAGCAGACGCAGGCGCTCTTCGAGAGACTGGAAGGCCGTCAAATGACGATCGAAGAAATGCCGATGCCGCTCTTGGAAGAGCGCGCAGACGAAGAGTAA
- a CDS encoding DUF2953 domain-containing protein: MIGYPLGWMIGAGLIFLFVLIALLSPVVIRGHVKRIGSDDDAELRVRALLGLIHYHWQLPVVRFKGMSVELKKEMTAENAGGGESDVRMKNVDAHSIMHSIDMTHMLLKHTDDLLGWVRNTLNHVHLTELRWKTAVGTGDAMWTAMLTGMVWSVKTTALGVASQLIRLNAEPNLTVEPVYQKAYFATEGQFTAKVTFGYAIFAVIRLYVRMKRAHGIPGGLLGLQRILLRG, translated from the coding sequence ATGATTGGCTACCCGCTCGGATGGATGATCGGGGCAGGTCTCATTTTTTTGTTCGTGCTGATTGCGCTGTTGTCTCCCGTCGTCATTCGGGGACATGTGAAACGAATCGGGAGCGACGATGACGCCGAGCTTCGCGTCCGCGCGCTGCTTGGGCTGATTCACTACCATTGGCAGCTGCCGGTGGTGCGGTTCAAAGGCATGAGCGTTGAGCTTAAGAAGGAAATGACCGCGGAAAACGCGGGCGGCGGCGAGAGCGACGTGCGGATGAAGAACGTGGACGCGCATTCCATCATGCATTCCATTGACATGACGCATATGCTGCTGAAGCATACGGACGATTTGCTCGGCTGGGTCCGAAACACGTTGAACCATGTCCACCTCACGGAGCTTCGCTGGAAGACGGCCGTCGGCACGGGCGACGCCATGTGGACCGCCATGCTGACCGGCATGGTGTGGTCGGTGAAGACGACCGCGCTCGGCGTCGCCTCCCAGCTGATCCGGCTGAACGCCGAACCCAACCTGACGGTCGAGCCGGTATACCAGAAGGCGTATTTTGCGACGGAAGGCCAGTTTACGGCGAAGGTTACGTTCGGCTATGCGATTTTCGCGGTCATACGGCTATACGTCCGGATGAAGCGGGCGCATGGCATTCCAGGCGGCCTGCTCGGGTTGCAGCGTATTTTGCTTCGCGGTTGA
- a CDS encoding HAMP domain-containing sensor histidine kinase, with protein MMIWRSVVGKLWITIIGLVAVVLLILGMFLLQYIDIAFKNSHDVKVLFVYTAIIGFLLSTFFAFFLSTKITQPLLQLKKAADLISQGEYRTRVPIRSTDEIGDLANGFNQMASELETLIRDLNHEKDHLASVHRSMADAVVTFDAEGQIILANPHGQQLIDQWKELEWTDDFIGAHTQVPEPLFELYRKVLREGRDLTDKVQVQSGAWSVVMAPLKSNGTVRGAVAVIRDVTEETKLEKLRRDFVANVSHEIRTPLSMLQGYSEALLDDIAGSPEERKELAQVIYEESLRMGRLVKDLLDLARMEAGHIEMKLVETDLTVLLKRVHRKFLVRAKEEDIQLHLELPSEPLLIEQADEDRLEQVLTNLLDNAMRHTAKQASIVLSGCNVYNERKAFVEIKVKDEGEGIPQEDLPFIFERFYKADKARTRGASSGGTGLGLAIVKSIIDAHKGQIKAESAVGVGTAFTVLLPVK; from the coding sequence GTGATGATCTGGCGCAGCGTTGTCGGCAAGCTTTGGATTACGATTATCGGGCTCGTGGCAGTCGTCCTGCTGATCCTCGGCATGTTTCTGCTGCAGTATATCGACATTGCCTTCAAAAACTCGCATGACGTGAAGGTGCTGTTCGTCTATACGGCGATCATCGGGTTTCTGTTATCTACGTTCTTTGCGTTCTTCTTATCGACCAAAATCACGCAGCCGCTGCTGCAGCTGAAGAAGGCGGCCGATTTAATTTCCCAGGGCGAATACCGGACCCGCGTGCCCATTCGTTCGACCGATGAAATCGGCGATCTCGCCAATGGGTTTAACCAAATGGCTTCCGAGCTGGAGACGCTGATCCGCGATTTGAACCATGAGAAGGACCATCTGGCGAGCGTCCACCGGAGCATGGCGGATGCCGTCGTAACCTTCGATGCGGAAGGCCAGATTATTTTGGCCAATCCGCACGGCCAGCAGCTGATCGATCAGTGGAAAGAGCTTGAGTGGACGGACGATTTCATCGGGGCGCATACGCAGGTGCCGGAGCCGCTGTTCGAGCTGTACCGCAAGGTGCTTCGCGAAGGCCGGGACTTGACCGACAAGGTTCAAGTCCAAAGCGGCGCATGGTCCGTCGTCATGGCGCCGCTCAAATCGAACGGCACCGTACGCGGCGCTGTCGCGGTTATCCGCGACGTGACGGAGGAGACGAAGCTGGAGAAGCTTCGCCGGGACTTCGTCGCGAACGTGTCGCACGAGATTCGGACGCCGCTCTCGATGCTGCAAGGCTACAGCGAAGCGCTGCTGGACGATATCGCCGGGTCGCCGGAAGAGCGCAAGGAGCTGGCGCAGGTCATTTACGAAGAATCGCTGCGTATGGGGCGTCTCGTAAAGGACTTGCTGGACCTGGCGAGAATGGAAGCCGGCCACATTGAGATGAAGCTGGTCGAAACGGATTTGACGGTGCTGCTGAAGCGCGTGCACCGCAAGTTTCTGGTTCGCGCGAAGGAAGAGGACATTCAGCTGCATCTCGAGCTTCCTTCGGAGCCGCTTCTCATCGAGCAGGCGGACGAGGACCGGTTGGAGCAGGTGCTTACCAATCTGCTGGACAATGCGATGCGGCATACGGCGAAGCAAGCGTCCATTGTGCTGAGCGGCTGCAACGTCTACAATGAGCGGAAAGCTTTTGTCGAGATCAAGGTGAAGGACGAAGGGGAGGGCATTCCGCAGGAGGATTTGCCGTTCATCTTCGAACGGTTTTACAAAGCCGATAAGGCGCGCACACGCGGCGCTTCGTCGGGCGGAACCGGCCTTGGCCTTGCGATCGTGAAGAGCATCATCGACGCCCATAAGGGTCAAATCAAGGCGGAAAGCGCCGTAGGGGTCGGCACGGCCTTTACCGTTCTGCTTCCCGTGAAATAA
- a CDS encoding D-alanyl-D-alanine carboxypeptidase family protein: MSFRLTRKLRRRLAGFTAVLLLLTCAVPAAAIAAKATVSTHAKGAALIDVESGRILYSHNGDKPMLIASLTKIMTAIVAIEHGNLSDMVKTSKRAAGKEGSSIYLQLGEEMSLQNMLYGLMLRSGNDAATAIAEHVGGSEEGFVHLMNEKAQMLGLANTQFMNPSGLDAEGHYASANDLARLTAYALKNPVFKEIVKTKEKKAPNPNDSWDYQWRNKNKMLAMYDGADGVKTGYTKKSLRTLVTSATRDGQQLVAVTLNDGDDWNDHRKLLDYGFDNYKLSEVARKGQPINGYPLAVGRTLRYPFAEGEKEQLRSRLTLLDARTTAYLLGERGNLEWFVGDTKIGTTPVYDSQSVRLKLQEKPAWYIGDHRASAAYSGLSSASFRRALTLTLSTLFGGKEAGGW; this comes from the coding sequence ATGAGCTTCAGATTGACCCGCAAGCTGCGGCGGCGGCTTGCCGGATTTACAGCCGTTTTGCTTCTTCTGACTTGTGCCGTTCCTGCGGCGGCGATTGCCGCGAAGGCAACCGTTTCCACGCATGCCAAGGGCGCGGCGCTGATCGATGTGGAGTCCGGACGCATTCTGTACAGCCATAACGGGGACAAGCCGATGCTGATCGCCAGCCTGACGAAGATCATGACGGCGATCGTCGCCATCGAGCACGGCAATTTGTCCGATATGGTGAAGACGAGCAAACGGGCGGCCGGCAAAGAGGGATCCTCGATTTATTTGCAGCTCGGCGAAGAAATGAGCTTGCAAAATATGCTCTACGGTTTGATGCTCAGATCGGGCAACGACGCGGCAACGGCAATCGCCGAGCACGTCGGAGGCTCGGAGGAAGGCTTCGTTCATCTGATGAACGAGAAGGCGCAGATGCTGGGGCTGGCGAACACGCAGTTCATGAATCCCAGCGGGCTGGACGCGGAAGGCCACTATGCATCCGCCAACGACCTGGCCCGGTTAACCGCCTACGCGCTCAAAAATCCGGTATTCAAAGAGATCGTCAAAACCAAGGAGAAGAAAGCGCCGAATCCGAACGACTCCTGGGACTACCAATGGCGCAACAAAAATAAAATGCTGGCCATGTACGATGGCGCGGACGGCGTGAAGACGGGCTATACGAAGAAGTCGCTCCGAACGCTCGTCACCTCGGCGACGCGGGACGGGCAGCAGCTCGTTGCCGTTACGCTGAACGACGGCGACGATTGGAACGATCATCGAAAGCTGCTGGACTATGGCTTCGACAATTATAAGCTGAGCGAAGTGGCGCGCAAAGGCCAGCCGATAAACGGCTATCCGCTTGCGGTCGGCCGGACGCTGCGGTATCCGTTCGCAGAAGGCGAGAAGGAGCAGCTTCGTTCGCGGCTGACGCTGCTGGACGCGCGCACGACCGCGTATTTGCTCGGCGAGCGCGGCAATCTGGAATGGTTTGTCGGCGACACGAAGATCGGCACGACGCCGGTATATGATTCGCAGAGCGTACGGTTAAAGCTGCAGGAGAAGCCGGCTTGGTACATCGGCGATCATCGGGCTAGCGCCGCTTATTCCGGATTATCGTCCGCTTCCTTTCGCCGGGCGCTGACGTTAACCTTATCGACATTGTTTGGCGGGAAGGAGGCCGGCGGATGGTAA